The following coding sequences are from one Nilaparvata lugens isolate BPH chromosome 4, ASM1435652v1, whole genome shotgun sequence window:
- the LOC120348719 gene encoding uncharacterized protein LOC120348719, protein MDQKYQYLKLSIFDNIDIKILIDLRCCLPVSYFVHLYIFDFSQIRFCWIIQQKGLNVVANRIAKLELEIVKLKEYLENILPQIAGLNKQQPSTETLTTTSIPPLPCNEKEEVENLEVWLESEQNQNLLVQYLGRVGGKTVDYVVRKTLAPLFSNKMAQSYNWTGKNGKNALLQLRIKDIIFRVVCNNKQTE, encoded by the exons atgGACCAAAAATATCAATACTTGAAATTATCGATATTTGATAATATCGATATTAAAATACTCATCGATCTTCGTTGCTGTTTGCCTGTTTCCTACTTTGTTCATTTGTACATTTTTGATTTTTCTCAAATCCGGTTCTGCTGGATTATTCAACAAAAAG GATTGAATGTGGTTGCAAATCGCATTGCGaaattggaattggaaattgtcaaattgaaagaatatttggaaaatattcTTCCTCAAATAGCTGGACTAAACAAGCAACAACCTTCTACCGAAACATTGACAACAACCTCAATTCCTCCTCTCCCCtgtaatgagaaggaggaagtaGAGAATCTCGAAGTGTGGCTGGAATCTGAGCAAAACCAAAACCTCCTA GTTCAATATCTTGGTCGGGTAGGGGGCAAAACAGTAGATTATGTTGTCAGAAAAACACTAGCTCCATTATTCTCAAACAAAATGGCACAATCTTATAATTGGACGGGAAAAAATGGCAAGAATGCTTTGCTTCAGTTGAGAATTAAAGACATAATTTTCC GCGTTGTTTGCAATAATAAGCAGACCGAATAA